One Candidatus Methylacidithermus pantelleriae genomic window carries:
- a CDS encoding OmpH family outer membrane protein, with protein MIRRAICLSWVLGLGLLSLEGQGPVRIGIVDYQAIFNQYHKTVHANRVLQAKLASSKARDEELVRQRETCVNQLQRLREASLDPKLSKKDREGLKKAFEQKSKELSEIERKLAEWRTRQNKEIQEYSGKSQLQLMRDVITAVGTEARQRGLDLVVDHQGRVLYVRDPEDLTQAVLGALNVSQPSKPKELGATPPSGEPETKLDPGSTRSTAPEPRALPSP; from the coding sequence ATGATAAGGAGAGCGATTTGCCTAAGTTGGGTTCTGGGACTCGGTCTTCTTTCTCTTGAAGGGCAGGGGCCAGTAAGAATCGGAATCGTAGACTATCAAGCGATTTTTAACCAGTACCACAAGACGGTCCATGCCAACCGTGTTCTCCAAGCGAAACTGGCCAGTTCTAAGGCTCGAGACGAGGAGCTAGTGCGGCAAAGGGAAACGTGTGTCAACCAACTGCAGCGCCTGCGGGAGGCCTCTTTGGATCCCAAGCTTTCAAAAAAGGATCGTGAAGGGCTTAAAAAAGCCTTCGAGCAAAAGTCAAAGGAGTTATCGGAAATCGAGCGGAAGCTTGCGGAATGGCGCACGCGCCAGAACAAGGAGATTCAGGAATATTCTGGGAAAAGCCAGTTACAGTTGATGCGGGACGTGATTACTGCTGTCGGCACAGAGGCTCGGCAAAGGGGCTTGGACCTGGTCGTGGACCATCAAGGTAGGGTCCTTTACGTCCGCGACCCCGAAGATTTGACCCAAGCAGTCCTTGGAGCTCTCAATGTTTCGCAACCGAGTAAACCCAAGGAGTTGGGGGCAACTCCCCCCTCTGGGGAACCGGAAACGAAACTTGATCCTGGCTCTACGCGGTCAACGGCACCCGAGCCCCGGGCACTCCCTTCTCCCTAA
- a CDS encoding Slp family lipoprotein yields MTHPIKLASVFGGGVAFWFLLLTFPSQAATQVDRNNSIRLRGTIVRTIPCRGYTELEIQPAPPSPFLGPQELRFYSRKAVPVVAKGLLDPAIYSPGRVVRVLGRETAGSKKGPLLRAYRVELWPKGIDVEDLWDSGLYVRSFPPWSRDPFYPVWWGW; encoded by the coding sequence ATGACTCATCCCATCAAACTTGCATCAGTCTTTGGAGGAGGGGTTGCTTTTTGGTTCCTTCTTTTGACTTTTCCAAGTCAAGCGGCAACACAGGTGGATCGAAACAATTCCATTCGGCTGCGAGGAACCATTGTCCGAACCATACCCTGCCGTGGCTATACGGAATTGGAGATCCAACCGGCACCGCCCAGTCCCTTTCTGGGTCCCCAAGAGCTCCGGTTCTATTCCAGAAAAGCAGTGCCCGTAGTAGCTAAGGGTCTTTTGGACCCCGCGATCTATTCTCCAGGAAGAGTGGTCCGGGTGCTAGGAAGAGAAACGGCGGGGAGTAAAAAGGGCCCACTTCTCCGAGCGTACCGGGTGGAACTGTGGCCCAAAGGGATCGATGTAGAAGATCTATGGGATAGTGGGCTTTACGTTCGCTCCTTCCCCCCCTGGAGCCGCGACCCCTTCTACCCGGTTTGGTGGGGCTGGTAA
- a CDS encoding Slp family lipoprotein, whose translation MPAQKFRFFLVLLIVLGVCPRFLLACSRSSSLWENPSAWKGTELCISGKVLAVHSKRGVKELEVLEQPLVAKDMSGESDRSLGRFILRVSSDGGTEGSWVRAKARVVGSRKGFIGRAPYRYPVLQAVTVQYAEPKSREVGYYYSAPGYPPWWGVGFGWGWPTRP comes from the coding sequence ATGCCAGCCCAAAAATTCCGCTTTTTCTTGGTGCTTTTGATTGTTCTGGGCGTGTGTCCCAGGTTTCTCTTAGCCTGTTCTCGGTCTTCTTCTCTCTGGGAGAACCCTTCAGCCTGGAAAGGTACAGAGCTCTGTATTTCCGGGAAGGTTCTAGCGGTTCATTCAAAAAGGGGAGTAAAAGAGCTTGAAGTGTTGGAACAGCCGTTGGTCGCTAAAGACATGTCGGGGGAATCGGATCGTTCCTTGGGACGGTTTATTCTTCGCGTTTCCTCCGACGGTGGTACTGAGGGGAGCTGGGTGCGGGCCAAGGCTCGCGTGGTTGGGAGCCGGAAGGGGTTTATTGGAAGGGCTCCATACCGCTATCCTGTGCTTCAAGCGGTGACCGTTCAGTATGCAGAACCCAAGTCTCGGGAAGTTGGGTATTACTACTCGGCTCCCGGCTATCCTCCTTGGTGGGGTGTGGGTTTCGGCTGGGGTTGGCCGACCCGCCCTTAG
- a CDS encoding ATP-dependent DNA helicase: MVRERTPRGASTGKAGFFPPESPESLVDFVETFFSPSGALSRAPHFSFRPSQQAMARWVAQSLQKGTPLLVEAGTGTGKTLAYLIPGICFALQKGCRMVVSTYTIALGEQLVKKDLPLASQALGIPIRFLLLRGRHHYLCPRRLEQALKQSASFSQPAYRAELERIAHWARTTLTGCKEELDPPPMPAVWAKVSSHLSHCHPNVCRPSRCFYQAIRMKAAEADVLVVNHALFFSSLASSLSSVPRNKAAEPGILRRNDLWILDEAHTVETVAARQWGLEIAWQELEELLTNLGSAGKESLLSRFGLSRLRKQIRLVKDQLQTLFFTLAQATAPHGYPARITEPVGHWEDPVAGLYELASSLESALERSASSLDDEEAKEAKESLFLLATQLELWFQQKLSGYVYWVEGSSPSLKLCAVPLWVGSYLRESLFSEGRSTILTSATLTVSRRFEPIQVRLGAERARTVQLPSPFDYARQMRVYLASDLPEPKGTEDPAYEDAVACRILSICKAVEGGILILFTSHRMLRSVAQKLQPKLASLDFSLLIQSPETPSYQLQERFRTLPRPVLFGAQSFWQGVDFVGNILRAVIITRLPFPTPEEPLAQARMEECTRQGKNPFWEYLLPEALLRFQQGIGRLIRSPEDQGIVVILDPRILTRSYGRLFLDSLPECPKEILQGKELFPTNVSLKGSLPTGKAFDTPTLSSSSGPPIES; encoded by the coding sequence ATGGTGAGAGAAAGGACTCCTAGGGGTGCGTCTACGGGGAAGGCCGGGTTTTTTCCCCCGGAGTCTCCCGAGTCCCTGGTCGATTTCGTAGAAACATTTTTTTCCCCAAGCGGAGCCCTCTCCCGAGCACCCCACTTTTCTTTTCGCCCTTCCCAGCAGGCCATGGCCCGCTGGGTAGCCCAAAGTCTCCAGAAGGGAACCCCTCTTCTTGTCGAAGCGGGAACAGGAACGGGGAAAACTCTAGCCTACCTTATTCCGGGGATTTGTTTTGCTCTCCAAAAGGGATGCCGAATGGTGGTATCCACCTATACGATCGCCTTAGGAGAGCAGCTGGTAAAAAAAGATCTCCCCTTGGCTTCCCAGGCACTCGGGATACCGATCCGTTTTCTTCTTTTGCGAGGACGCCACCACTACCTTTGCCCTAGAAGGCTCGAACAAGCTCTCAAGCAAAGCGCCAGCTTCTCCCAGCCCGCCTATCGAGCCGAGCTGGAACGCATCGCCCACTGGGCAAGAACCACTCTCACTGGCTGCAAGGAGGAACTGGATCCTCCTCCGATGCCCGCTGTCTGGGCTAAAGTCAGTTCCCACCTCTCCCATTGCCATCCCAATGTTTGCCGGCCTTCCCGCTGCTTTTACCAGGCTATCCGGATGAAGGCGGCAGAAGCCGATGTTCTCGTAGTAAATCACGCTCTTTTCTTTTCCTCTCTTGCCTCTAGCCTTTCTAGCGTTCCCAGGAACAAAGCTGCGGAGCCAGGAATTTTACGACGTAACGATCTTTGGATCCTCGACGAAGCCCATACCGTAGAGACCGTTGCAGCCCGGCAATGGGGCCTGGAAATTGCCTGGCAAGAACTCGAAGAGTTGCTCACAAATCTCGGATCGGCGGGAAAGGAAAGTCTTCTTTCTCGCTTCGGGCTTTCAAGGCTTCGCAAACAAATCCGGCTCGTCAAAGACCAACTCCAAACTCTTTTCTTTACCCTTGCTCAAGCTACCGCTCCCCACGGGTACCCTGCTCGCATCACCGAACCGGTGGGTCATTGGGAAGATCCCGTTGCCGGGCTCTACGAGCTGGCCTCCTCTCTGGAAAGCGCTCTGGAACGCTCCGCCTCCTCGCTCGATGACGAAGAGGCCAAGGAAGCAAAGGAAAGCCTTTTTTTGCTCGCTACACAGTTAGAACTCTGGTTTCAGCAAAAATTGTCGGGCTACGTTTACTGGGTGGAAGGAAGCTCTCCTTCGCTTAAGCTTTGCGCAGTTCCTCTCTGGGTAGGATCCTATCTTCGAGAATCTCTCTTTAGCGAGGGCCGCTCAACCATTCTCACGAGCGCCACACTGACGGTGAGCAGACGTTTTGAACCGATCCAGGTACGCCTAGGGGCCGAACGGGCTCGCACGGTTCAACTCCCTTCACCGTTTGATTATGCCAGGCAAATGCGAGTCTACTTGGCAAGCGATCTCCCCGAACCCAAGGGAACCGAAGACCCCGCATACGAAGATGCCGTCGCTTGCCGCATCCTCTCCATTTGTAAGGCAGTTGAGGGCGGTATTTTAATCCTTTTTACAAGCCATCGCATGCTCCGAAGCGTCGCGCAAAAGCTTCAACCCAAACTTGCATCCCTGGACTTTTCCCTTCTTATCCAGTCCCCCGAAACCCCAAGCTACCAGCTCCAGGAAAGATTCCGAACCCTCCCCCGGCCGGTCCTCTTCGGAGCTCAGAGTTTTTGGCAAGGGGTCGATTTTGTAGGAAACATCCTCCGCGCAGTCATTATTACCCGACTTCCGTTTCCAACCCCAGAGGAGCCACTGGCCCAGGCACGGATGGAAGAGTGCACGCGTCAGGGGAAAAACCCTTTCTGGGAGTATCTCTTGCCGGAAGCTCTACTCCGGTTTCAGCAAGGAATTGGAAGACTCATTCGCAGCCCAGAGGATCAGGGTATAGTTGTCATCTTAGATCCTCGGATTCTGACCCGATCCTACGGGAGACTTTTCCTTGACTCTCTCCCTGAGTGCCCCAAGGAAATTCTCCAGGGAAAAGAGCTTTTTCCCACCAATGTTTCGCTCAAGGGAAGCTTGCCCACAGGCAAAGCTTTCGATACTCCCACCCTAAGCTCCTCAAGCGGACCCCCTATCGAATCGTGA